One Nostoc punctiforme PCC 73102 DNA window includes the following coding sequences:
- a CDS encoding VapE domain-containing protein — MILSTPQAVDTIASHHWEEWQLSGVSAKIIQRNVRTLYDSREVDKVLNRNTKSRQKHSEHLVPCWMVSGVNPLTGENTLEGVQAKPDVSPLGKDGKVNKYLGAVGYGASPLFLDTGVEYCWQQVLADKSIPIIITEGAKKAGAGLTIGLPTISIPGVSTCRKMGRLHSWIEAFAGFGRTFYLCFDADILHKRPVQQSLINIARDLAATGSKVMVIKLPSIELKGMDDFIAAKGEEAFKQLIEDAPTIEEWKKDLEEQRKNDTEYDDEERTSKVYRAYKIIRDGWGDNLRLNQLKNIIELNDQKIELNQLRLGIAREFDMDVQIGDGQAIVEAIASQNAYHPVVEYLDEVAARYSTVDPSILDNLATKYFGTDDPLHNIYLKKMLISAVARARRPGCKVDTALILVGEQGINKSSFWRELFGRDWFTDELSDGNEKDELMKLHKFWGLEIPEIEHMYKRKDISSIKKFMSSSVDAFRAPYGLEVKEHPRACVLVGTSNETELLNDPTGNRRFWIIPVTDDIPIDIEQLVRERDLIWASANALYEKGYQWWLSPAESKIHNEASKDFQSVDPWTDTVLAYARQQGETTTSEILRIALGIELGRQEMLYTKRVSAILRSNGWEQYRQKIGNSRPWAWRLKSSSENQKSLGNKADQGRSPGSLFQNFELETELENQKSLGNKADQGRSPGSLPQNLQSDPPSTQQRQITPEPLQQETFEHCDPPVIRLDPPTLPNFSENNFVVQAEGTTTDTETRNESSAITCPEKCSYYKTFEGIKPFTFKVESDFGAVEVSAEPYHRFQTSGESKIWLIFKTPDGQALTKSIKATPDKKVLPRLAKECGVIQQWEEKVRKDFSSKVENASYKFKVQILGDDDYEWIEGCILKTMPNRPSVSHFIFTTPKKTVVTSHLGEFEEM; from the coding sequence ATGATTTTATCTACTCCTCAAGCAGTCGATACCATTGCATCTCACCATTGGGAAGAATGGCAATTAAGTGGTGTATCTGCAAAAATAATACAGCGAAATGTGAGAACCTTATATGACTCTAGAGAAGTCGATAAAGTTCTAAATCGCAATACAAAATCCAGACAAAAACACTCGGAGCATTTAGTACCTTGCTGGATGGTTTCAGGGGTAAATCCACTGACAGGAGAAAATACATTAGAAGGCGTACAAGCAAAACCAGATGTCTCACCATTAGGCAAAGATGGAAAAGTAAACAAGTATTTGGGAGCCGTTGGTTATGGTGCTTCTCCCTTATTTTTGGATACAGGAGTCGAGTATTGTTGGCAACAAGTCCTCGCTGACAAATCAATCCCTATAATCATTACCGAAGGAGCTAAGAAAGCAGGTGCAGGGTTAACCATCGGACTCCCAACCATATCTATACCTGGTGTATCGACTTGCCGAAAGATGGGCAGACTTCACTCATGGATAGAAGCCTTTGCTGGATTTGGAAGAACTTTCTACCTATGTTTTGACGCTGACATATTACATAAACGTCCTGTCCAGCAATCCTTAATCAACATAGCCAGAGATTTAGCCGCGACAGGTTCAAAAGTTATGGTAATTAAATTACCATCAATTGAACTTAAAGGCATGGATGACTTTATTGCTGCTAAGGGAGAAGAAGCTTTCAAGCAACTAATAGAAGATGCCCCAACCATTGAAGAGTGGAAGAAGGATTTAGAGGAGCAACGTAAAAACGACACAGAATATGATGACGAGGAACGCACATCAAAAGTTTACCGTGCCTACAAAATCATCAGAGATGGATGGGGCGACAATCTCCGGTTAAACCAACTAAAAAACATCATTGAACTGAACGACCAAAAAATAGAGTTGAATCAATTGCGGCTAGGTATAGCACGGGAGTTTGACATGGATGTGCAAATAGGAGATGGACAGGCGATTGTTGAGGCGATCGCATCTCAAAATGCTTACCATCCAGTAGTTGAATATCTAGATGAAGTTGCCGCTAGATATAGTACAGTTGACCCCTCAATTCTTGACAACTTAGCAACTAAATACTTCGGCACTGACGACCCACTTCATAACATTTACCTGAAAAAAATGCTGATATCAGCCGTAGCTCGGGCCCGTCGTCCTGGATGCAAAGTTGATACCGCGTTGATCCTGGTAGGGGAACAGGGCATAAACAAATCCAGCTTTTGGCGTGAGCTTTTCGGGCGGGACTGGTTCACCGACGAACTCAGCGACGGCAACGAGAAAGACGAGCTTATGAAACTGCATAAGTTTTGGGGACTGGAAATTCCAGAAATCGAACACATGTATAAGAGAAAGGACATCAGCAGCATCAAAAAATTTATGTCTTCCAGTGTTGATGCCTTCCGCGCTCCCTACGGACTTGAGGTAAAAGAGCATCCCCGCGCTTGTGTCTTGGTCGGAACAAGTAACGAGACAGAACTTCTCAACGACCCCACAGGCAACCGACGATTTTGGATTATCCCTGTAACAGACGACATCCCAATTGATATCGAGCAGTTAGTCCGAGAGCGGGATTTAATCTGGGCATCTGCCAACGCCCTTTACGAGAAAGGATACCAGTGGTGGTTATCACCAGCCGAGTCAAAAATTCACAACGAAGCCAGCAAAGACTTCCAATCCGTTGACCCCTGGACAGATACAGTATTGGCTTACGCTCGGCAGCAAGGAGAGACAACCACCTCTGAAATTTTGAGAATAGCGCTAGGAATTGAACTCGGCAGACAGGAGATGCTTTACACCAAAAGAGTTTCAGCGATTCTCCGATCCAATGGCTGGGAGCAATATAGACAAAAAATTGGTAATAGTCGCCCCTGGGCTTGGCGATTGAAGTCATCGTCAGAAAACCAAAAAAGTTTGGGTAACAAGGCGGATCAAGGCAGATCACCCGGATCACTTTTCCAGAATTTTGAACTTGAGACTGAATTAGAAAACCAAAAAAGTTTGGGTAACAAGGCAGATCAAGGCAGATCACCTGGATCACTTCCCCAAAACCTCCAAAGTGATCCGCCTAGCACTCAACAGAGGCAGATCACACCTGAACCCTTGCAACAAGAGACTTTCGAGCATTGTGATCCGCCCGTGATCCGCCTTGATCCGCCTACTTTACCCAACTTTTCTGAAAATAATTTTGTTGTACAAGCGGAAGGAACGACGACTGACACAGAAACCAGAAACGAGAGCAGCGCTATCACTTGCCCAGAGAAATGCAGCTATTACAAAACATTTGAGGGTATTAAACCTTTCACATTCAAAGTAGAGTCAGACTTTGGAGCGGTTGAGGTCAGCGCCGAACCATATCACCGATTCCAAACAAGTGGTGAGAGTAAAATCTGGTTGATATTCAAGACACCGGACGGGCAGGCATTAACTAAGAGCATTAAGGCAACCCCAGATAAAAAGGTGCTGCCCAGGCTGGCTAAAGAATGTGGTGTCATTCAACAGTGGGAAGAGAAGGTAAGGAAAGATTTCAGTTCCAAGGTTGAAAATGCAAGCTATAAATTTAAGGTGCAGATTCTCGGAGATGATGACTACGAGTGGATTGAGGGTTGCATTCTCAAAACTATGCCCAATCGCCCCTCTGTTAGCCATTTCATCTTTACAACTCCGAAGAAGACAGTTGTCACTTCTCACTTGGGCGAATTTGAGGAGATGTAG
- a CDS encoding FdhF/YdeP family oxidoreductase: protein MLPKPKKYWTPQHWASWKPFGIGEQYPNNYWEVFRAIWLSRDKLPYAWNILDKGVCDGCALGTTGMKDWTLDGIHLCNVRLRLLRMNTMPAFDPVLLEDVSQLQKQKSAQLRDLGRLPFPMMRQRGEKGFRRISWDEALGIISDRIRATTPDRLSFYITSRGTVNETYYATQKAVRAMGSNNIDNAARICHSPSTAGLKAALGAGATTCSYKDWIGTDLLIFIGSNVANNQPVTVKYLHYAKKAGTKIVVINTYREPGMERYWVPSIVESAVFGTKFAEDFFLINMGGDIAFLNGTIKHIIANNWVDQSFIDIHTVGFAELKTSLESQSWEELERLSGTCREQMYAFAKMVKEANKAVFVWSMGITQHECGEDNVRSIINLALTKGFVGREGCGLMPIRGHSGVQGGAEMGCYATVFPGGKPITPENAAQLSQHWGFDVPASKGLIAPEMINAAYQAELDVLFSVGGNFLEVLPEPDYVEAALKKIPLRVHTDIVLSSQMLVEPADIVVLLPATTRYEIPGGVTETNTERRVIFSPEIPGPRIGEARPEWEVFLELARRVQPDLADKLAFADTSAIRQEIAQVVPQYAGIQHLQQPGDQFQYGGSHLCFGWNFPTSDGKAHFGVLLPRQRELPEGYFLVATRRGKQFNSMVQERKDAITGAVREAVLINAADAALLDLKDGDKVILKNELGELFCEVYIAPIQSGNLQVHWPEGNVLLDKSKRSLEGAPDYNAIARLEKI from the coding sequence ATGTTGCCTAAACCCAAGAAATATTGGACACCCCAGCACTGGGCGAGTTGGAAGCCTTTCGGCATTGGCGAACAGTACCCTAACAACTACTGGGAGGTTTTTCGGGCAATCTGGCTGTCTCGTGACAAACTACCTTATGCGTGGAATATTCTTGATAAAGGTGTTTGTGATGGTTGCGCTCTCGGAACAACCGGGATGAAGGATTGGACTTTAGATGGCATCCATCTCTGCAATGTCCGGTTGCGGCTGTTGCGGATGAATACTATGCCAGCTTTTGACCCTGTGCTATTGGAGGATGTCTCGCAGTTACAAAAGCAAAAAAGTGCCCAATTACGAGACTTGGGAAGACTTCCTTTCCCGATGATGCGTCAACGAGGGGAAAAAGGCTTTCGCCGTATTAGTTGGGATGAAGCTTTAGGGATAATTAGCGATCGCATTCGCGCCACTACACCAGATCGCCTTAGTTTTTATATTACCAGTCGTGGAACTGTCAACGAAACTTATTATGCCACCCAAAAAGCTGTACGGGCAATGGGAAGCAATAATATTGATAACGCTGCCCGCATCTGTCATTCTCCCAGTACGGCGGGACTAAAAGCTGCTCTGGGGGCAGGGGCCACCACCTGTTCTTATAAAGACTGGATTGGTACTGATTTATTAATCTTCATTGGTTCCAACGTTGCCAATAATCAGCCAGTCACCGTTAAGTATCTCCATTACGCCAAAAAAGCTGGCACGAAAATTGTAGTCATTAACACTTACCGCGAGCCAGGAATGGAGCGCTACTGGGTGCCCTCAATTGTAGAAAGTGCCGTTTTCGGTACAAAGTTTGCCGAAGACTTCTTCTTAATCAACATGGGCGGGGATATAGCATTTTTGAATGGCACAATTAAACATATAATTGCTAACAATTGGGTAGACCAGTCATTTATAGATATACACACAGTTGGCTTTGCTGAACTCAAAACATCTTTAGAAAGCCAATCTTGGGAAGAATTAGAGCGGCTTTCCGGTACATGCCGTGAGCAAATGTACGCCTTTGCCAAAATGGTCAAAGAAGCCAACAAAGCCGTATTTGTTTGGAGTATGGGCATTACCCAGCATGAATGCGGCGAAGATAATGTGCGAAGTATTATCAACTTAGCTCTCACGAAAGGTTTTGTCGGTCGGGAAGGCTGCGGTTTAATGCCAATTCGCGGCCACTCTGGGGTACAGGGTGGGGCAGAAATGGGGTGTTACGCCACCGTGTTTCCCGGTGGTAAACCCATTACCCCAGAAAATGCTGCCCAATTGAGTCAGCATTGGGGCTTTGATGTGCCAGCAAGTAAAGGTTTAATTGCTCCAGAAATGATTAATGCCGCATATCAGGCGGAATTAGATGTGTTGTTTTCCGTGGGAGGGAATTTTTTAGAAGTGCTGCCAGAACCGGATTATGTGGAAGCGGCGCTGAAGAAAATACCGTTGCGGGTACATACGGATATTGTTCTCTCCAGCCAAATGTTGGTGGAACCTGCTGATATTGTGGTGCTTTTACCTGCGACGACTCGCTACGAAATACCAGGGGGAGTAACAGAAACTAACACTGAACGTCGGGTAATTTTCAGTCCAGAAATTCCAGGACCGCGCATTGGAGAAGCGCGTCCAGAGTGGGAAGTTTTTCTAGAATTAGCAAGGCGCGTGCAACCAGATTTGGCAGATAAGCTGGCTTTTGCTGACACATCTGCTATCCGTCAAGAGATTGCTCAAGTTGTCCCCCAATATGCTGGGATTCAACACTTACAGCAGCCTGGCGATCAATTTCAGTATGGCGGGTCACATTTGTGCTTTGGTTGGAACTTCCCTACATCGGATGGGAAGGCGCACTTTGGCGTATTATTGCCACGCCAAAGGGAATTACCAGAAGGTTATTTCTTAGTAGCAACGCGCCGAGGCAAGCAATTTAATAGTATGGTACAGGAACGTAAGGATGCAATTACTGGGGCGGTGCGAGAGGCAGTGCTAATAAATGCTGCTGATGCGGCACTATTGGATTTAAAAGATGGGGATAAGGTAATTCTTAAGAATGAGTTAGGTGAGTTGTTCTGTGAAGTGTATATTGCACCAATTCAGTCAGGAAACTTGCAGGTCCATTGGCCCGAAGGGAATGTGCTACTAGATAAAAGTAAGCGATCGCTAGAAGGAGCTCCTGATTATAATGCGATCGCACGGTTGGAAAAAATCTGA
- a CDS encoding KGK domain-containing protein, which yields MSIEKFGLDPNSRLGLTTDDVVALTTADYGMEKMTKLGQLIQGIEQWSNKNSNNKGAESQWFFDQGRECEILRTTGGGWQKGRFRIRLEFIPDNPEVFLQESAQKEDKLESPLDDLRSQLDP from the coding sequence ATGAGTATCGAAAAATTTGGATTAGACCCTAACAGTAGGTTGGGGTTGACCACTGATGATGTTGTCGCATTAACGACAGCAGACTATGGCATGGAGAAAATGACAAAGCTTGGTCAGTTAATTCAAGGAATAGAGCAATGGTCAAACAAGAACAGTAACAACAAGGGCGCTGAGTCTCAATGGTTTTTCGACCAAGGGCGAGAGTGTGAGATTTTGCGTACAACAGGCGGAGGTTGGCAGAAAGGACGATTTCGTATACGACTAGAATTCATCCCTGACAACCCAGAGGTTTTTTTGCAAGAGTCCGCTCAGAAAGAGGACAAGCTAGAGTCACCACTGGATGACCTGCGATCGCAATTAGACCCCTAA
- the acsF gene encoding magnesium-protoporphyrin IX monomethyl ester (oxidative) cyclase, with amino-acid sequence MVNTLPKPEIKTPSKETVLTPRFYTTDFETAANLDLSAQETELKAMLAEMRTDYNRHHFVRDEVFNQSWEHIEGEARQAFIEYLERSCISEFSGFLLFKELSRKLKNRSPLLAEIFQLMARDEARHAGFLNKAMGDFKLSLDLGNVTKTRTYTFFPIEWVLYTVYLSEKIGYWRYIIIYRHLEKHPENEFYPIFQYFESWCQDENRHGDIFKALLRSQPQLWNNWKARLWSRFFLLSVFATHTLTVHERAGFYTSLGLDATEFDREVVRNTNETAGRAFPVMLNTEHPKFFPRLQRCAGYNMKIAEIESSSVPKVVKLIRKLPLIAAIVWNLLLVYLIKPVDAEVLRETVR; translated from the coding sequence ATGGTTAATACCCTACCCAAGCCAGAAATTAAAACCCCCAGCAAAGAAACTGTACTCACCCCCCGGTTTTACACTACAGATTTTGAAACTGCCGCCAACCTGGATTTGTCTGCCCAAGAGACGGAGTTAAAGGCAATGCTGGCAGAAATGCGGACAGACTACAATCGTCATCATTTTGTTCGGGATGAGGTGTTTAACCAGTCTTGGGAACATATTGAGGGTGAAGCAAGACAGGCGTTTATTGAGTATTTGGAGCGCTCTTGCATTTCTGAGTTTTCCGGCTTCTTACTATTCAAAGAACTATCCCGCAAGCTGAAAAATCGCAGTCCACTGCTAGCGGAAATATTTCAACTGATGGCACGTGATGAAGCTCGCCATGCCGGATTTCTCAACAAAGCAATGGGCGATTTTAAACTCTCCCTGGATTTAGGCAATGTTACTAAAACCCGCACCTATACATTTTTCCCAATTGAGTGGGTACTTTACACCGTTTACTTATCAGAAAAAATCGGGTACTGGCGTTACATTATTATCTACAGACATCTAGAAAAGCACCCAGAAAACGAATTTTACCCGATCTTTCAATATTTTGAGAGTTGGTGTCAGGATGAAAACCGTCATGGGGATATATTCAAGGCGCTTTTACGTTCTCAACCGCAACTATGGAACAACTGGAAAGCTAGGTTGTGGAGTCGCTTTTTCTTGTTATCGGTATTTGCTACCCACACTTTGACAGTTCATGAACGGGCTGGTTTCTACACGTCATTGGGACTTGATGCAACGGAATTTGACCGCGAAGTTGTTCGTAACACCAATGAAACTGCGGGCCGAGCTTTTCCTGTAATGTTGAATACCGAACATCCCAAGTTTTTCCCACGCCTGCAACGCTGTGCGGGTTATAACATGAAAATTGCAGAGATTGAGAGTAGTTCTGTGCCCAAAGTTGTGAAGCTGATTCGCAAACTACCTTTGATTGCAGCAATTGTTTGGAACCTACTGTTGGTTTACCTGATTAAACCCGTCGATGCTGAGGTTTTGCGGGAAACTGTGCGTTAA
- a CDS encoding tyrosine-type recombinase/integrase: MTTTNEDQWISADNRTQKLVIRFWVKGFPKQFFISTGLKDTKRNREIVRSKRDAIANDIALERFDSTLKSYQFITAAALDLKEPQIQSGQNLQELWERFTQFKASQIEETTILEKYRTIARYIQRLPSQSPEDAPAIRDWILDNLTHYMAWETLNCLSRCCEWSNDSGLITHNPFFKLKIPKPKNKSTDDYYKAFTLQQRDLIIQSFEEHSLYAYYAPLVKFLFWTGCRPGEAFALTWGDVSPDRCRIGISKSCNLHRIHKGTKNGKKRIFPCQSGSRVQKLLLDICPAHSQPHNLVFVSKTGRPMTSSIMFSFWNEWKSKSSTFKYLGLVKELANEGKIPYLKPYATRHTFATWAISSGVSPDKVALWIGDTVETVLTYYCHPEIVSAECPDF; the protein is encoded by the coding sequence ATGACGACGACTAATGAAGACCAGTGGATTAGCGCTGATAATCGAACCCAAAAACTGGTTATTCGTTTCTGGGTAAAAGGATTCCCCAAGCAATTTTTTATCAGTACTGGGCTGAAGGATACCAAGCGCAACCGAGAGATTGTGAGGAGTAAGAGAGACGCGATCGCCAACGACATCGCCCTGGAGCGCTTCGACTCCACCCTAAAAAGTTATCAATTTATAACCGCCGCGGCTCTCGACCTCAAAGAGCCACAGATCCAATCTGGGCAAAACTTGCAAGAACTTTGGGAACGATTTACCCAATTCAAAGCAAGTCAAATCGAGGAAACCACAATTTTAGAAAAATACCGAACAATTGCTCGATACATTCAGCGGCTGCCCTCCCAATCCCCAGAAGATGCACCAGCGATTCGAGATTGGATTTTAGATAACCTGACCCATTACATGGCTTGGGAGACTTTAAACTGCTTGAGTCGCTGCTGCGAATGGTCAAACGACTCAGGACTGATTACTCACAACCCATTTTTTAAACTCAAAATTCCCAAGCCGAAAAACAAGTCAACTGACGATTACTACAAAGCATTCACCTTGCAGCAACGGGATTTGATTATTCAAAGCTTTGAAGAACATTCTTTGTATGCCTACTACGCGCCTTTGGTGAAATTTCTGTTTTGGACTGGCTGCCGTCCTGGGGAAGCTTTCGCGCTTACCTGGGGTGATGTCAGCCCAGATCGCTGTCGAATTGGGATAAGCAAATCCTGTAACCTTCACCGCATTCACAAAGGAACCAAGAACGGTAAAAAGCGAATTTTCCCGTGTCAGAGCGGGTCGAGAGTCCAAAAGTTGCTTTTGGATATCTGCCCAGCGCATTCCCAGCCGCACAATTTAGTTTTTGTGAGTAAAACCGGACGACCAATGACTAGCAGCATCATGTTTAGTTTTTGGAATGAATGGAAGTCAAAGTCCAGCACCTTCAAATATCTAGGGCTAGTCAAGGAATTGGCGAACGAGGGAAAGATACCTTACCTCAAGCCCTATGCTACCCGCCACACGTTTGCCACTTGGGCCATTAGCAGCGGCGTGTCACCTGATAAAGTTGCCCTGTGGATTGGAGACACGGTGGAAACAGTCTTAACCTACTACTGCCATCCAGAAATAGTTAGCGCCGAGTGTCCAGATTTTTGA
- a CDS encoding response regulator translates to MLKSSNDLHPNKDRKLLEEIPPKKLLSLKGLKVLAVDDNEDCLCIIAFVLEDYQAQIKRALSADEAIEAVVEWKPDILISDIAMPGKDGYSLIRSIRKKEILEGGFLPAVALTSYWCQDELDQAMDAGFQKLIRKPFEADELVAILIKLTQDT, encoded by the coding sequence GTGCTAAAAAGTTCTAACGATCTACATCCAAACAAAGATAGAAAACTTTTAGAAGAAATACCCCCAAAAAAACTACTATCTCTCAAAGGTTTAAAGGTACTTGCGGTAGATGACAATGAGGATTGTTTATGTATAATTGCGTTTGTTTTGGAAGATTACCAAGCACAAATTAAGAGAGCGCTATCAGCAGATGAAGCTATAGAAGCAGTAGTAGAATGGAAACCAGATATTTTGATCAGTGATATTGCGATGCCAGGCAAGGATGGTTATTCACTAATTCGCAGTATTAGAAAGAAAGAAATTTTAGAAGGTGGGTTTCTTCCAGCTGTGGCTCTTACGAGTTATTGGTGTCAAGATGAGTTAGATCAAGCAATGGATGCTGGGTTTCAAAAGCTTATCCGTAAGCCTTTTGAAGCGGACGAGCTAGTTGCAATTTTGATAAAGCTTACACAAGATACGTAG
- a CDS encoding collagen-like protein: MADCCSQISSQLSALQAAVANIKGVNEDAIVQRVLGIVQPQINSLKSQVADVYRQIAQDAIQIGNLESELHDLEAKLIAFGAAIAGLVAIAAAPLIAAALEGVFAAIAALGAEVAAAVASAAGLQAEIVVLEAEIVGIGATAGSALALATAAQGEIVVLEAEIVGIGATAGSALALAGAAEGTAGTALALAGTAEGTAGTALALAGTAEATANSALGAALPALTLAQKADLTADSALGLAVAAEGTAGSALSIAEIAQILAGTAEETAIAAGSTASTALFTAETAMAELQPIAAQVEAQQVELAFLEPQVKVALNLGTVAEGEAAAALAAAELAEGTAATALQLGTVAEGEAAAALATAELALATAETSLAKPIIPGPPGLPGEPGAQGEPGAQGEPGPQGEPGIPLPPLQGLPGEPGPQGEPGPQGEPGPQGEPGIPLPPLQGLPGEPGPQGEPGPQGEPGPQGEPGPQGEPGIPLPPLQGLPGEPGPQGEPGPQGEPGPQGEPGIPLPPLQGLPGEPGPQGEPGPQGEPGPQGEPGIPLPPLQGLPGEPGPQGEPGPQGEPGTPGEVNVTPEEITTAITAGIAANFPPIAGEIFSHNCVTNQTETYPYGGLGLYGLQAQIQQVSNQLESVSKTICRTYRIMGGNDWFEGENLNLRFNPEQTIKSQIKSCYQESATPQADITPQTVQVQNLPQMLYSLQAVTWRREGLHKLPINAAPSLMPNITRNPATGDILNIRDWQPQEYQKISDSVSFNAYQLGQFKAFMGEFPLTITINTEEGEKQIYMDNVSDALAELAGISLLTHNDLEINTQLGVKTLIEVGATKNSSLITQDIAFANAKYLGYQLNKVPKSVKTLFTPGEQDIKAFLKESDQQIITYTHRNGHLEHKLNTLLISAGITKAALTGFAAPGDDVMGSIIAKSALGQFTENADDWRKFLELLNSPPGDMKIDGIPQLVIEDITARVQEHLSKLT, translated from the coding sequence ATGGCTGATTGTTGTTCTCAGATAAGTTCCCAATTGTCAGCGTTGCAAGCAGCAGTTGCAAATATTAAAGGAGTTAATGAAGATGCAATTGTGCAACGAGTTTTAGGTATTGTTCAGCCGCAAATTAATTCTTTAAAATCTCAAGTGGCTGATGTTTACCGTCAAATAGCCCAAGACGCGATCCAAATTGGGAATCTTGAAAGCGAGTTGCACGATTTAGAAGCAAAATTAATTGCTTTTGGGGCGGCAATTGCTGGATTAGTAGCCATTGCCGCCGCGCCGCTCATTGCCGCAGCACTTGAAGGTGTGTTTGCAGCGATCGCTGCTTTAGGGGCTGAAGTCGCTGCTGCTGTGGCATCGGCTGCTGGTCTTCAGGCTGAGATCGTTGTTTTAGAAGCTGAAATTGTGGGAATTGGGGCGACTGCTGGAAGCGCCCTAGCCCTAGCTACTGCTGCACAAGGCGAAATAGTCGTTTTAGAAGCTGAAATTGTGGGAATTGGGGCGACTGCTGGAAGTGCCTTAGCCCTAGCTGGAGCTGCTGAAGGTACGGCTGGAACCGCGCTAGCCCTAGCTGGAACTGCTGAAGGTACGGCTGGAACTGCGCTAGCCTTAGCTGGAACTGCTGAAGCGACGGCTAACTCTGCATTAGGAGCAGCGTTACCAGCATTAACACTGGCCCAAAAAGCAGACTTAACAGCAGATTCGGCATTAGGCTTGGCTGTAGCAGCTGAAGGAACGGCTGGATCAGCTTTATCAATTGCCGAAATTGCTCAAATTCTTGCTGGCACTGCTGAAGAGACAGCTATTGCAGCAGGCTCTACGGCATCAACTGCTTTATTTACGGCTGAAACAGCTATGGCTGAATTGCAGCCAATAGCAGCACAAGTAGAAGCTCAACAGGTGGAGCTTGCATTTTTAGAACCACAAGTAAAAGTGGCCCTCAATTTGGGAACTGTAGCCGAAGGGGAAGCCGCCGCCGCTCTTGCTGCTGCTGAACTTGCCGAAGGTACAGCAGCGACAGCGCTTCAACTTGGCACTGTAGCTGAAGGGGAAGCCGCCGCCGCTCTCGCTACAGCAGAACTTGCGTTAGCGACAGCAGAAACATCACTTGCTAAACCAATTATTCCAGGCCCTCCAGGACTTCCAGGAGAGCCAGGGGCACAAGGTGAGCCAGGGGCACAGGGAGAGCCAGGGCCACAAGGGGAACCGGGAATTCCATTGCCTCCATTGCAAGGACTTCCAGGAGAACCAGGGCCGCAAGGTGAGCCTGGCCCACAGGGAGAGCCAGGACCACAAGGGGAACCGGGAATTCCATTGCCTCCATTGCAAGGACTTCCAGGAGAGCCAGGACCACAAGGAGAACCTGGCCCACAGGGAGAACCTGGCCCACAGGGAGAGCCAGGGCCACAAGGGGAACCGGGAATTCCATTGCCTCCATTGCAAGGACTTCCAGGAGAGCCAGGGCCGCAAGGAGAACCTGGCCCACAGGGAGAGCCAGGGCCACAAGGGGAACCGGGAATCCCATTGCCTCCATTGCAAGGACTTCCAGGAGAGCCAGGGCCGCAAGGAGAACCTGGCCCACAGGGAGAGCCAGGGCCACAAGGGGAACCGGGAATCCCATTGCCTCCATTGCAAGGACTTCCAGGAGAACCAGGGCCGCAAGGTGAGCCTGGCCCACAAGGAGAACCAGGGACACCAGGAGAAGTAAACGTGACACCAGAAGAAATTACTACTGCAATAACGGCTGGAATAGCAGCAAACTTTCCTCCGATCGCAGGCGAAATATTCTCACATAATTGTGTGACTAATCAAACTGAAACTTACCCTTATGGAGGTTTGGGGCTGTATGGATTACAAGCACAAATTCAGCAGGTTAGTAATCAATTAGAATCAGTCAGCAAAACAATTTGCAGGACTTACAGAATTATGGGTGGTAATGACTGGTTTGAAGGAGAAAATCTTAATCTAAGATTTAATCCAGAACAAACTATAAAATCACAAATAAAAAGTTGTTACCAAGAATCTGCAACGCCTCAAGCTGATATTACACCTCAAACAGTTCAAGTTCAGAACTTGCCACAAATGCTTTATAGCCTTCAAGCTGTGACGTGGCGTAGAGAGGGGTTACATAAATTACCTATTAATGCGGCTCCTAGCCTGATGCCAAATATTACTCGTAATCCAGCAACAGGGGATATTTTAAATATTAGAGATTGGCAACCTCAAGAATATCAAAAAATATCTGATAGCGTCAGTTTTAATGCTTATCAGCTAGGTCAATTCAAAGCTTTTATGGGTGAATTCCCACTTACTATTACTATTAATACGGAGGAAGGAGAAAAACAGATTTATATGGACAATGTGAGTGATGCCCTAGCAGAATTAGCAGGTATTAGTTTGCTAACGCATAATGATTTAGAAATTAATACTCAGTTAGGAGTAAAAACCTTAATTGAAGTAGGAGCAACAAAAAATTCATCACTCATTACTCAAGACATAGCTTTTGCTAATGCTAAATATTTGGGATATCAGCTTAACAAGGTTCCTAAATCAGTTAAAACTCTATTTACACCAGGTGAACAAGATATCAAAGCCTTCCTTAAAGAATCAGATCAGCAAATAATTACCTACACACACAGAAACGGGCATCTAGAACATAAACTCAATACCTTGCTAATTAGCGCTGGCATCACTAAAGCTGCACTAACTGGTTTTGCGGCTCCAGGTGATGATGTTATGGGGAGCATAATCGCTAAATCTGCACTAGGCCAATTTACAGAAAATGCTGATGATTGGAGGAAGTTTTTAGAGTTACTTAATTCTCCACCTGGTGACATGAAAATTGATGGTATTCCTCAGCTTGTCATTGAAGACATTACCGCTAGAGTTCAAGAACACTTAAGCAAACTAACATGA